Within the Acuticoccus sediminis genome, the region GGCGGCGACGGCAGAGCGGATCCGGCGTCGGCGGCAGGCCGACCGGACGCTGGCGCTCCGGTCCTGGACGTCGCCCCGGCGGGAGCCGGCGGCGGCGAAGCGGAGCGAGCCGGGGACGGTTTCGGAGAGTGCCGCGCCGGCCGGGCCCGACCGCGTGGCGGCGCCATCCCGCCCGACGGCCCGGGACGCCCTTGCGGGCGCGGGTCCGGACGACCGGGATGAGCTCCGCACGGCACTGCGGGCGGCCTAGTTGATCGCCGGCTCGGGCACTTTCGGCCCGGCCTCGGTGAGGAGGAAGTCGAAGTCGCAGCCCTCGTTGGCCTGCATGATGTGCTTGGAGAACATCACCCCGTAGCCCCGGCCGTAGCGCGGCTCGGGCGGCTGCCAGGCAGCGCGGCGGGCGGCGATCTCCTGGTCGGAGACGCGCATGTTGAGCGTCCGGTTCGGCACGTCCAGCTCGACGATGTCGCCGTTTCTCAGGAGCGCCAGCGGCCCGCCGACGTAGGCCTCCGGCGCGACGTGCAGGATGCACGCGCCGTAGGACGTGCCGGACATCCTGGCGTCCGACATGCGGACCATGTCGCGGTAGCCCTTCTTCAGGAGGGCCTTGGGCATCGGGATCATTCCCCATTCGGGCATGCCCGGGCCGCCCTGCGGGCCGGCGTTGCGCAGGACGAGGACAGTGTCCGGCGTCATCGGATGGTCCTCGTCGTTGATGATCGCCTTCAGCTCGTCGTAGCTGTCGGCGACCAGCGCGGGACCCGCGTGGACGCGGTACTCCGGCGCGCAGGCGGCCGGCTTGATGACCGCGCCGTCCGGCGCGAGGTTTCCGCGCAGCACCGCCAGCGACCCCTCGTGGTAGACGGGGTTGTCGAGCGGGCGGATCACGTCGTCGTTGAAGACCTTCGCGGTCTCGATGCCCTCGCCGAGCGTCCGGCCGGAGACGGTGAGCGCCGAGGTGTCGAGCTTTTCGGCGAGGTTCTTCATCAGCGCGCGCAGGCCGCCGGCGTAGAAGAAGTCCTCCATCAGGTAGCCCTTGCCGGTCGGGCGCACGTTGGCGATCACCGGCGTGGCGCGGCCGATCCGGTCGAGATCGTCCAGTTCCAGCGGGATCCCGGCGCGCCGGGCCATCGCGATGAGGTGGATGATCGCGTTGGTGGAGCAGCCCGTCGCCATCGCGACGGTGACGGCGTTGGTCACGGCTGCCTCGGTGAGGATCCTGTCCGGCGTCAGGTCCTCCCACACCATCTCCACCGCGCGCCGTCCGCAGGCCGCGGCCATGCGCTGATGGTTGGAATCGGCCGCCGGGATCGACGACGCACCGGGCAGGGTCAGCCCCAGCGCCTCGGCGATCGCGGTCATGGTGGAGGCGGTCCCCATCGTCATGCAGTGGCCGTATGAGCGCGCGATGCCGCCCTCGACGCCCTGCCACTCTTCCTTGGTGATGGTGCCGGCGCGCCGCTCGTCCCAGTACTTGAAGGAGTCCGTCCCCGAGCCCAGCACCTGGCCGGCGTAGTTGCCGCGCAGCATGGGGCCGGCGGGAAGGAAGATGAAGGGCAGCCCCATCGACACCGCGCCC harbors:
- the araD gene encoding L-arabinonate dehydratase, with amino-acid sequence MTDRKKTYEELRSARWMAPDDFRSFGHRSRIMQMGYAPEDWEGRPVIAILNTWSDIQPCHAHFKDRVEWVKRGILQEGGLPIELPTLSLSENFVKPTTMLYRNMLAMETEELLRSHPVDGAVLMGGCDKTTPGLVMGAVSMGLPFIFLPAGPMLRGNYAGQVLGSGTDSFKYWDERRAGTITKEEWQGVEGGIARSYGHCMTMGTASTMTAIAEALGLTLPGASSIPAADSNHQRMAAACGRRAVEMVWEDLTPDRILTEAAVTNAVTVAMATGCSTNAIIHLIAMARRAGIPLELDDLDRIGRATPVIANVRPTGKGYLMEDFFYAGGLRALMKNLAEKLDTSALTVSGRTLGEGIETAKVFNDDVIRPLDNPVYHEGSLAVLRGNLAPDGAVIKPAACAPEYRVHAGPALVADSYDELKAIINDEDHPMTPDTVLVLRNAGPQGGPGMPEWGMIPMPKALLKKGYRDMVRMSDARMSGTSYGACILHVAPEAYVGGPLALLRNGDIVELDVPNRTLNMRVSDQEIAARRAAWQPPEPRYGRGYGVMFSKHIMQANEGCDFDFLLTEAGPKVPEPAIN